In the Triticum urartu cultivar G1812 unplaced genomic scaffold, Tu2.1 TuUngrouped_contig_4846, whole genome shotgun sequence genome, one interval contains:
- the LOC125528402 gene encoding cytosolic sulfotransferase 16-like, giving the protein MAAQPIVAPSMISDPESSTIQEEYVLPPKDFVAALPVREGWSEPLVQYNNYWFRPRLLERILLVKQDFVPRADDIILATQPKCGTTWIKALAFTITNRSCYGFGDHPLLTRHPQHVVPFIEIPAAGLIHTDIHTLSSPRLLATHVPMSLLPPDTRSVGCRVVYLCRDPKDALVSRLHFENKAFQGTNLSMDSAFSMFCEGFSPYGPFWDHCLGYWRESVTRPDSVLFLKYEEIKSDPVNTVRKLAKFLGVPLTEEEERSGVAQEVVRLCSFEALTNLQVNQVGRVRLGDNIFMSNSVFYRKGEVGDWANHMSHEMGDKLDRIVQQKLEGSGLVF; this is encoded by the coding sequence ATGGCTGCTCAACCAATAGTAGCTCCATCGATGATAAGCGACCCAGAGAGTTCAACAATACAAGAAGAATATGTCCTCCCACCCAAGGATTTCGTAGCCGCACTTCCAGTAAGAGAGGGGTGGTCTGAACCACTCGTCCAATACAACAACTACTGGTTCAGACCCAGGCTCCTCGAGCGAATCCTGCTGGTGAAGCAGGACTTCGTGCCCCGTGCTGACGACATCATCCTCGCCACGCAGCCCAAATGCGGCACCACCTGGATCAAAGCCCTTGCCTTCACCATCACCAACCGATCCTGCTATGGGTTCGGCGACCACCCGCTCCTCACACGCCACCCACAGCATGTCGTGCCATTCATCGAGATCCCGGCCGCCGGCCTGATCCACACCGACATCCATACACTTTCGTCTCCGAGGCTTCTCGCCACGCATGTGCCCATGTCGTTGCTCCCACCGGACACGAGATCGGTCGGCTGCCGGGTCGTGTACCTGTGTCGGGACCCCAAAGATGCCCTCGTGTCAAGGCTGCACTTCGAGAACAAGGCGTTCCAGGGCACCAACCTGTCCATGGACAGTGCTTTCAGCATGTTCTGCGAGGGCTTCTCGCCCTATGGCCCCTTCTGGGACCACTGCCTCGGGTACTGGAGGGAGAGTGTAACAAGGCCCGACAGCGTTCTTTTCTTGAAGTATGAGGAGATCAAGTCCGATCCGGTGAACACCGTGAGGAAGCTGGCGAAGTTCCTCGGCGTCCCGCTGACTGAGGAGGAGGAGAGGTCCGGCGTTGCTCAGGAGGTGGTGAGGCTGTGCAGCTTTGAGGCACTTACCAACCTGCAAGTCAATCAGGTCGGCCGCGTACGCCTCGGTGATAACATTTTCATGAGTAACTCTGTGTTTTACAGAAAAGGAGAAGTTGGGGACTGGGCAAACCACATGAGCCACGAGATGGGGGACAAGTTGGACCGCATCGTCCAACAAAAGCTTGAAGGATCTGGGCTTGTGTTTTGA